GTCTGAACCGGTAAATCGTCCTGGTTGCCTTCTGCGGCAATAGACGGCGGAGGAATTTCGACGGGGCTTGTCGGCGGCGTAACCGGCGCGGAGGACGGCATTTTGGCCTTACGCGATTCCCTCTCGGCAGGCGGCGGCGCAGCCGCCGGTTCGGAGGCCGGCATTTTGACCTCACCCGATTCCATTGCGGCGGGCGGCGGCGGCGCAACCGGCGCGGATTCCGATGCTTCGCCTTTCCGCGATTCCTTTACGGCGGATTGCTGGGGAATGGATACGGCCAGATCCTTGAATGGCATGGATTCGGGTCCCTGATCGCCGGTGGATTCCGTAGGCGACGGTGAAGGCAAGGCCATCGGAACGGCGGTATCCATCGTTGGGGCGGTTTGCCATTTTCCGGCATCGTGCTCCTGGACAATCCGCCGAGGCTCCGAAGGTTCGGATTTCTGTTCGATCGAAGCCACGTTGAAACGTTCCGTGTCCGGCTCCCTGCGCAGGATTCCCACGGCAACGACGATTGCAGCGCAGGCAGCCGCAGCGGCCCACGCCAGCCGCCAGCGCCACGCCGGGCGGGCGGTTTGCACTTGTCCGGGATGCTTTTCCCGAATGGCGGCCTGGATGGGTTTCTCGAATCCCGCCGGAGCAGTCAGGGGATCGAGCGCGCGATACATTGCGTCCACGCGTTTCATCTTGTCCAGCGCGCGCCGGCAATCCTCGCACTTGGCGATATGCGCCTCAATGCGAACACGCGCCTCGCCGGACAATTCGCCGTCCAGCAGCGCGGAAAACTCATCGTGAATCTCGGTGCAATTCATAGCCGTGCCTCACACGATCGCGAGTTCCTCGAGCCGTTCCCGGAGCAGCCGCCGCGCATGATTGATGCGCGACTTGACCGTGCCGACGGGTATGCCCAGGGTTTGCGCGATCGTTTCGTAGTTCAAATCGTCGAAGGTCCGCAGCACGAACGCCATCCGGTACGGTTCCGGCAGTTCCAACAGGCAGCGCTGGAGCGTGTCCTCGAGTTCCTGCCGCTCGGCGGAGGTGCGGGGCGAGCAATCGTCCGCGGGATCCATGCCGTTCAGGGGCACGCCTTGGTTGCGTCCCTTGCGCGAGCCGTCGCGCAGCCGGTTCCGCGCGAGATTCGCGGCGATGCTGTGCAGCCATGTGCATAGCTGCGCCGATCCGCGAAACTCCCGAATGCCGCCATAGGCGCGTATAAAGGTTTCCTGCGCCACGTCCAGCGCATCCTCGTGATTGCCCAGAAAACGGTAGACCACGCGGTACACACGGTCCTTGTAACGCCGCACAATCTCGTCGAAGGCCGACGCGTCGCCCGCGCGGCATTCTTCGACAAGACCCGCGTCCGTCTGCATTCTCGCTTCCCGAAACAGCGTCAAAGAGAATCGGTTCCTTTTGCCTTCATCTTATTGGACACCGCGCAACGCCGCAAGTTCACAATCGGGCGCGCCCCCGGATCATGCCGCATGCGCGCAAGGAAGCGAGTTGCCGTTTCTTTGTCCGCACATTCGTGGAATCGGCCAGTTCGACCAGCGGCGAATGGGTAGCCAGGGATATCGTTTTCAGAATAATGAACGAAATCAGCCGCTGTTCCTGTTCCGAAAACGGACGCCCATTGCGGAACGACGCGTAGACCACAGGGCCTTGGCCGTGGGGAAAAGAGACCAACAGCGGTTTGTCGCCTTGGGCAAGGTAAATGCGGCAATCGTCGTTGGTTGCCAGCGATTTGACTCCTTTGGTCTCTTCGGGCTGGTACGGTTTGGGTTCGAAGCGATCAATGGTGATTTCACCCCCAGCGTCCCGAACGCTGATCCACGGCGGACACGGTCATGATGTCGTCCATGTCTATGGTGAATTTCACCCAGATGCGCGGCTCGCCGGCCTTCGCGTGGGCAATGTTGGCCAGGCCGAATCCGCCAATCTGCTGGTTTTCCGAACAAGTGGGTGCTTCTCCATGGGACACGACGACTTCAGTGCGATCCGCATTGTACCATGCGGTCGTAAACGTCTTGCAGACCTCG
The window above is part of the Candidatus Hydrogenedentota bacterium genome. Proteins encoded here:
- a CDS encoding sigma-70 family RNA polymerase sigma factor, producing MQTDAGLVEECRAGDASAFDEIVRRYKDRVYRVVYRFLGNHEDALDVAQETFIRAYGGIREFRGSAQLCTWLHSIAANLARNRLRDGSRKGRNQGVPLNGMDPADDCSPRTSAERQELEDTLQRCLLELPEPYRMAFVLRTFDDLNYETIAQTLGIPVGTVKSRINHARRLLRERLEELAIV
- a CDS encoding anti-sigma factor; protein product: MNCTEIHDEFSALLDGELSGEARVRIEAHIAKCEDCRRALDKMKRVDAMYRALDPLTAPAGFEKPIQAAIREKHPGQVQTARPAWRWRLAWAAAAACAAIVVAVGILRREPDTERFNVASIEQKSEPSEPRRIVQEHDAGKWQTAPTMDTAVPMALPSPSPTESTGDQGPESMPFKDLAVSIPQQSAVKESRKGEASESAPVAPPPPAAMESGEVKMPASEPAAAPPPAERESRKAKMPSSAPVTPPTSPVEIPPPSIAAEGNQDDLPVQTALVPPESTAPASVDNEEAIDAGHDPTRKKKAIADELVMPTNKLGFGPITFGLGLKKTDKRHVGMAAPLENDKRDMAVPEKTKTAKDVSPDRGDRKIVAERAFLRIGDAWVEDGYPQDAPTRILRRGSKACKAFFDKHSELKPLLELDGRIVFTFDKRWYRIEPAKKSD
- a CDS encoding Hsp70 family protein; this translates as MEPAEVCKTFTTAWYNADRTEVVVSHGEAPTCSENQQIGGFGLANIAHAKAGEPRIWVKFTIDMDDIMTVSAVDQRSGRWG